The Devosia yakushimensis genome has a segment encoding these proteins:
- a CDS encoding Smr/MutS family protein, with protein MSKRDPKRLPHDFHLWTAVAATVDPLRRKGLLKMAAGPLPLPLADPAPDLPKPPPTRKPPRKAFLPPYQAPPGNTPLPDKVVEPSVRKKVVRGRIEIDGTIDLHGMTQNEARGALHRFIQARFARGDRTVLVITGKGLKTDNDYIAAMSERGVLRTMLPVWLNEASLAPLVSGWSVAARGHGGEGAWYVRLRRS; from the coding sequence ATGTCCAAGCGTGATCCCAAGCGCCTGCCGCACGATTTTCATCTGTGGACGGCCGTTGCCGCGACGGTCGATCCGCTGCGCCGCAAGGGCCTGCTGAAAATGGCGGCCGGCCCTTTGCCCCTGCCCCTTGCCGATCCCGCGCCCGATCTGCCCAAGCCGCCGCCCACGCGAAAGCCGCCCCGCAAGGCTTTCCTGCCGCCCTATCAGGCGCCTCCGGGCAATACGCCCCTGCCCGACAAGGTGGTGGAGCCTTCGGTGCGCAAGAAGGTGGTGCGCGGCCGGATCGAGATCGACGGCACGATCGATCTGCATGGCATGACGCAAAACGAAGCGCGCGGCGCGCTGCATCGTTTCATCCAGGCGCGATTCGCCCGCGGCGACCGCACCGTTCTGGTCATCACCGGTAAGGGTCTCAAGACGGACAATGACTACATTGCAGCCATGAGCGAGCGCGGTGTGCTGCGCACCATGCTGCCGGTCTGGCTCAACGAGGCAAGCCTGGCGCCGCTGGTCTCGGGCTGGAGCGTGGCGGCGCGCGGCCATGGTGGCGAGGGGGCGT